One genomic window of Gracilinema caldarium DSM 7334 includes the following:
- a CDS encoding type II toxin-antitoxin system PemK/MazF family toxin, protein MTRGEIWWADFGIPFGSEPGFHRPVLIIQDDSFNRSNINTVIVIPFTTNTILADSPGNVYVETIESGLSKDSVLVVSQISVLDKTRLVSLENKLHYSVMEEVEEGIKLILGLI, encoded by the coding sequence ATGACTCGTGGTGAAATATGGTGGGCTGATTTTGGAATACCATTTGGCAGTGAACCTGGATTTCATAGACCTGTATTAATAATTCAAGATGATTCATTTAATCGAAGCAATATAAATACTGTTATCGTCATTCCATTTACTACAAATACAATATTGGCGGATTCCCCTGGAAATGTTTATGTAGAAACAATAGAATCAGGACTATCAAAAGATTCTGTATTAGTAGTTTCACAAATATCTGTTCTTGATAAAACTAGGTTAGTATCATTAGAAAATAAGCTACATTATTCCGTTATGGAAGAAGTAGAAGAAGGAATAAAGTTAATTCTTGGCTTAATATAA